One region of Mycobacteriales bacterium genomic DNA includes:
- a CDS encoding zf-HC2 domain-containing protein, producing MTCFYSHDGASYVLGALSPEERHRFEEHLPTCPTCTATVQEFSGMPGLLARISSEEAADSGAEAEPPPPSLLPRLLTQVHRERRSARWRVVAVAAAAAAVVGVGGAAIISSVDDHPAGHPSVSAVTSRLFTMKAVNGAPVQATVRLTDKAWGTAIDMHCTYSGDATGSGGGWGGGGVQYVLVATDRNGHRQQLATWKALPEKTVKVPTAVAMPRSQLSSVQVTTGSGEVVANLAL from the coding sequence GTGACCTGCTTCTACAGCCACGACGGCGCCTCCTACGTGCTGGGTGCGCTCAGCCCGGAGGAGCGACACCGCTTCGAGGAACACCTGCCGACCTGCCCCACCTGCACCGCCACGGTGCAGGAGTTCTCCGGCATGCCCGGCCTGCTCGCCCGGATTTCGTCCGAGGAGGCGGCCGACTCCGGTGCCGAAGCCGAGCCGCCGCCACCCTCGCTGCTGCCCCGGCTCCTCACCCAGGTGCACCGGGAGCGCCGTAGCGCCCGCTGGCGGGTGGTGGCCGTGGCCGCCGCAGCCGCCGCGGTCGTCGGGGTCGGCGGTGCCGCCATCATTTCCTCCGTCGACGACCACCCGGCCGGCCACCCGTCGGTCTCGGCGGTCACCAGCCGGCTGTTCACCATGAAGGCCGTCAACGGCGCACCGGTGCAGGCGACCGTGCGGCTGACGGACAAGGCCTGGGGTACGGCGATCGACATGCACTGCACCTACAGCGGCGACGCCACCGGCAGCGGGGGCGGCTGGGGTGGCGGCGGCGTGCAGTACGTGCTCGTCGCGACCGATCGCAACGGACACCGCCAGCAGCTGGCCACCTGGAAGGCCCTCCCCGAGAAGACGGTCAAGGTGCCGACCGCGGTCGCCATGCCGCGCAGCCAGCTCTCGTCGGTACAGGTCACCACCGGCTCCGGCGAGGTCGTGGCCAACCTCGCGCTGTAA
- a CDS encoding D-2-hydroxyacid dehydrogenase family protein: protein MTRVAVLDDYQDVAESLADWASLPDGTEVVFFSYHLTDVDALVERLAEFDVVVLMRERTAFPRSLIARLPRLKLIVTAAMRNVAIDVDAARDHGVVVSGTEGSGGATLDLTWGLILALLRHLPAEDAALRAGRWQTTLGVDLAGKTLGLLGLGRLGSGVARVGRAFGMEVIAWSEHLTAERAAEVGATRVERDELFSAADILSIHVVLSDRTRGLVGAKELAAMKPTAYLINTSRGPIVDETALIDALHARQIAGAGLDVYDVEPLPMTHPLRSAPHTVLTPHIGFVTRETYRQWYSGAVEDIAAFLSGKPIRVLT from the coding sequence GTGACACGCGTCGCCGTACTCGACGACTACCAGGACGTGGCCGAGTCGCTCGCCGACTGGGCTTCGCTGCCGGACGGCACCGAGGTGGTGTTCTTCTCCTACCACCTCACCGACGTCGACGCGCTGGTCGAGCGGCTCGCCGAGTTCGACGTGGTGGTGCTGATGCGCGAGCGCACCGCCTTCCCGCGGTCGCTGATCGCGCGGCTGCCGCGGCTGAAGCTGATCGTCACCGCCGCGATGAGAAACGTCGCGATCGACGTCGACGCGGCCCGCGATCACGGCGTGGTGGTCAGCGGTACGGAAGGTTCGGGCGGCGCGACCCTCGACCTGACGTGGGGTCTGATCCTGGCGCTGCTGCGGCACCTGCCGGCCGAGGACGCGGCTCTGCGGGCCGGTCGCTGGCAGACCACCCTCGGGGTCGACCTCGCCGGCAAGACCCTGGGACTGCTGGGGTTGGGGCGGCTCGGCAGTGGGGTCGCCAGGGTCGGACGCGCCTTCGGGATGGAGGTCATCGCCTGGAGCGAGCACCTCACCGCCGAACGTGCGGCCGAGGTCGGCGCCACCCGGGTCGAGCGGGACGAGCTTTTCTCCGCCGCCGACATCCTCTCGATCCACGTCGTGCTGAGCGACCGCACCCGCGGCCTGGTGGGCGCGAAGGAACTGGCCGCGATGAAGCCCACGGCGTACCTGATCAACACCTCCCGCGGACCGATCGTCGACGAGACGGCGCTGATCGACGCTTTGCACGCGCGGCAGATCGCCGGCGCCGGCCTCGACGTGTACGACGTCGAGCCGCTGCCGATGACGCATCCGCTGCGGTCGGCGCCGCACACGGTGCTGACGCCGCACATCGGTTTCGTCACCCGGGAGACCTACCGGCAGTGGTACAGCGGCGCGGTTGAGGACATCGCGGCGTTTTTGTCCGGAAAGCCGATCCGAGTCCTTACGTAA
- a CDS encoding PmoA family protein, with the protein MPQPDSSMQLAETADAVTLEAGGVELFRYVVQPDVPQLESPHPYMHPLRTTTGELVSLYRPHDHVWHKGISLALPNVDDANFWGGPTYVRDKGYVQLHNNGTQRHDEFTKVHITDGIARIDEQLSWITEQGEHWIDEKRRFGAYLLPEESAWVLTFETALHNRRETPIQFGSPTTEGRPAAGYGGFFWRGPRSFNNGKILAPDTSGEALMGQRAEWLGYVGKHDGIDGAATIVFVDNTANVRHPTQWFVRSEPYACVCPAPFFDEVLDVPADDTLTLRYDFLIGSGSWDPARIGQVVSDRVRGVDALGRS; encoded by the coding sequence GTGCCCCAGCCAGACTCCTCGATGCAGCTCGCCGAGACCGCGGACGCGGTCACGCTCGAAGCCGGTGGCGTCGAGCTGTTCCGCTACGTCGTCCAGCCCGACGTGCCGCAGTTGGAATCGCCGCACCCCTACATGCATCCGCTGCGTACGACGACCGGCGAGCTGGTCTCGCTCTACCGCCCGCACGACCATGTCTGGCACAAGGGCATCTCGCTCGCGCTGCCCAACGTCGACGACGCCAACTTCTGGGGCGGCCCGACCTACGTGCGCGACAAGGGCTACGTGCAGTTGCACAACAACGGCACGCAGCGCCATGACGAGTTCACGAAGGTCCACATCACCGACGGGATCGCCCGGATCGACGAGCAGCTGTCCTGGATCACCGAGCAGGGTGAGCACTGGATCGACGAGAAGCGCCGCTTCGGCGCCTACCTGCTCCCCGAGGAGTCGGCCTGGGTGCTGACTTTCGAGACGGCGCTGCACAATCGGCGCGAGACGCCGATCCAGTTCGGCAGCCCGACCACCGAAGGGCGCCCGGCCGCCGGCTACGGCGGCTTCTTCTGGCGCGGACCGCGGTCCTTCAACAACGGCAAGATCCTCGCGCCCGACACGTCCGGTGAGGCGCTGATGGGGCAGCGCGCCGAATGGCTCGGTTACGTCGGCAAGCACGACGGGATCGACGGCGCGGCCACCATCGTCTTCGTCGACAACACCGCCAACGTCCGGCACCCCACCCAGTGGTTCGTCCGCAGCGAGCCCTACGCCTGCGTATGCCCGGCGCCGTTCTTCGACGAGGTCCTCGACGTCCCGGCCGACGACACGCTGACCCTGCGCTACGACTTCCTCATCGGTTCGGGAAGCTGGGATCCGGCGCGGATCGGGCAGGTCGTCTCCGACCGGGTTCGCGGCGTCGACGCGCTCGGCCGGTCGTGA
- a CDS encoding TetR family transcriptional regulator has protein sequence MGRWEPDASGRLRQAAMELYVERGFEQTTVAEIAQRAGLTARTFFRYFADKREVLFGGSAFLQERMVGALDGAPDSASPMEAIAAALDAAAAVIGEGRAFSRQRQAVIVANAELRERELIKMASLSAALADGLRRRGVTDPESSLAAEAGIAVFRVAFERWINEPGDRDLSQIMRESLDQLKTLTAGG, from the coding sequence ATGGGTCGATGGGAGCCGGACGCGAGCGGCCGGCTCCGACAGGCGGCGATGGAGCTCTACGTCGAGCGCGGGTTCGAGCAGACGACCGTGGCCGAGATCGCCCAGCGCGCGGGCCTCACGGCGCGGACCTTCTTCCGCTACTTCGCCGACAAGCGCGAGGTGCTCTTCGGCGGTTCGGCGTTCCTGCAGGAGCGCATGGTGGGAGCCCTCGACGGTGCCCCCGACTCCGCCTCGCCGATGGAGGCCATCGCGGCCGCACTCGACGCCGCCGCAGCGGTGATCGGGGAGGGCCGCGCATTCTCCCGTCAGCGTCAGGCCGTCATCGTCGCCAACGCGGAGCTGCGAGAGCGCGAACTGATCAAGATGGCGTCGCTGTCGGCGGCTCTCGCCGACGGGTTACGCCGACGCGGCGTCACCGACCCGGAGTCGAGTCTGGCGGCCGAGGCGGGGATCGCCGTCTTCCGCGTGGCGTTCGAGCGTTGGATCAATGAGCCGGGCGACCGGGACCTGTCGCAGATCATGCGCGAGTCGCTCGATCAGCTGAAGACCCTCACCGCCGGCGGCTGA
- a CDS encoding SDR family oxidoreductase, translating to MRIFVTGASGWIGSAVIPELLDAGHKVVGLARSDTAAAAVAARGAEVHRGGLDDLDGLRAGAAASDGVVHLGYNHDFSRMEQAAQTDLQAIEAIGATLEGTDRPFVIASGAAGIASGRVATEEDMPDLGAHPRVASAQAALSFGTRGVRSSIVRFAPTVHGAGDHGFVAALVGIARDTGVSGYIDDGANRWPAVHRLDAGSLVRLAVDDAPAGSVLHAIAEEGVPTRAIAEAIGRGLDLPVVSVPAEQASSHFGFLGGFFSVDCPASNRLTRELLGWTPTQHGLIADLDEGHYFNGPSTR from the coding sequence ATGCGCATCTTCGTCACCGGAGCATCCGGCTGGATCGGTTCGGCCGTCATCCCGGAGCTCCTCGATGCCGGCCACAAGGTCGTCGGTCTCGCCCGCTCGGACACCGCGGCGGCAGCGGTCGCCGCACGCGGCGCCGAGGTCCACCGCGGCGGTCTCGACGACCTCGACGGCCTGCGTGCAGGGGCAGCCGCGTCCGATGGGGTCGTCCACCTGGGCTACAACCATGACTTCTCGCGCATGGAGCAGGCTGCGCAGACGGACCTGCAGGCGATCGAGGCCATCGGCGCGACCCTCGAGGGCACCGATCGGCCATTCGTCATCGCCTCCGGCGCAGCCGGGATCGCGTCCGGACGCGTCGCCACCGAAGAGGACATGCCAGACCTGGGCGCCCACCCGCGGGTCGCCAGCGCCCAAGCGGCGCTCTCCTTCGGCACCCGAGGGGTGCGCTCATCGATCGTGCGGTTCGCTCCGACGGTCCACGGCGCTGGCGATCACGGTTTCGTAGCCGCGCTGGTCGGCATCGCTCGGGACACGGGAGTGTCCGGCTACATCGACGACGGCGCCAACCGCTGGCCGGCGGTGCACCGACTCGATGCCGGCAGCCTCGTCCGGCTCGCCGTCGACGACGCACCCGCCGGTTCGGTCCTGCACGCCATCGCCGAGGAGGGTGTGCCGACCCGGGCCATCGCCGAGGCGATCGGTCGCGGCCTCGACCTGCCGGTGGTCTCCGTTCCGGCCGAGCAGGCGAGCAGCCACTTCGGCTTTCTCGGCGGCTTCTTCAGCGTGGATTGTCCGGCCTCGAACCGGCTGACGCGTGAACTGCTGGGGTGGACGCCGACGCAGCACGGTCTCATCGCAGACCTCGACGAGGGGCACTACTTCAACGGCCCGTCGACGCGTTGA
- a CDS encoding type II toxin-antitoxin system RelE/ParE family toxin, with protein sequence MNDRRYDLLIAPTARRQLAEQLPQPVAFAAYEFIVGPLLENPQRVGRRLRPPLDDRHSARRGTYRVLYRIDEDHHRVEVVGVFARSDAYRNR encoded by the coding sequence GTGAACGATCGCAGATACGACCTACTGATTGCCCCAACCGCACGTCGGCAGCTCGCTGAGCAACTTCCACAGCCAGTAGCCTTTGCGGCTTACGAATTCATCGTCGGCCCGCTGCTGGAGAATCCGCAGCGCGTAGGTAGACGCCTGCGCCCTCCGCTCGACGATCGCCACAGCGCGCGACGCGGCACCTACCGCGTCCTCTACCGCATCGACGAGGACCACCATCGCGTCGAGGTCGTCGGCGTGTTCGCTCGCTCGGACGCCTACCGCAACCGCTGA
- a CDS encoding cupin domain-containing protein, translating into MTDPSLAFPGATAVTGLDVYDWSGPDGEPGGSAHVHLLCTEAYIVVSGSGRLQTLGSAGFTETPLAPADVVWFTPGTIHRLVNEDGLKILVVMQNAGLPEAGDAVLTFPPEILADRERYAAAASLADERHVYASDEAAARRRKDLAIEGFGELRRRVEEHGPGELDAFYDAAHKLVAPKLEAWESQLSAGAAAVADLAAKRLAALRGGDYSHLGAAAVVADAPSGPKLGMCGRLTTYDGSL; encoded by the coding sequence GTGACCGACCCGTCGCTCGCCTTTCCCGGAGCGACCGCGGTCACCGGCCTCGACGTCTATGACTGGTCCGGGCCGGACGGCGAACCGGGCGGCTCCGCACACGTCCACCTGCTGTGCACCGAGGCCTACATCGTCGTCAGCGGGTCCGGCCGGTTGCAGACCCTCGGCTCCGCGGGCTTCACCGAGACACCGCTCGCCCCGGCCGACGTGGTCTGGTTCACCCCCGGCACGATCCACCGGCTGGTCAACGAAGATGGCCTGAAGATCCTGGTCGTGATGCAGAACGCCGGCCTGCCCGAGGCCGGTGACGCCGTACTCACCTTCCCGCCGGAGATCCTCGCCGACCGTGAGCGCTACGCCGCCGCCGCGTCGCTCGCCGACGAGCGACACGTCTACGCCTCCGACGAGGCCGCGGCGCGACGCCGTAAGGACCTGGCGATCGAGGGCTTCGGTGAGCTGCGCCGCCGGGTCGAGGAGCACGGCCCGGGCGAGCTCGACGCCTTCTACGACGCCGCGCACAAGTTGGTGGCGCCGAAGCTCGAGGCCTGGGAGAGCCAGCTCAGTGCCGGAGCGGCGGCGGTAGCCGACCTGGCCGCGAAGCGCCTGGCGGCACTCCGGGGCGGCGACTACAGCCACCTCGGCGCGGCGGCGGTCGTCGCCGACGCGCCGTCCGGACCGAAGCTGGGGATGTGCGGCCGGCTCACGACCTACGACGGCTCTCTCTAG
- a CDS encoding sigma-70 family RNA polymerase sigma factor: MPPEADLMRVLHDEHASALWSYAMRLTSGDRGRAEDAVQETMLRAWRHPEVLDSSRGSPRGWLFTTLRHVVIDEWRARSVRPEKVTDRVPEVSVPDAADTAVQSWLVADALRQLSPSHREVLVECFYRGMSVAEAAARLGVPPGTVKSRTHYALRALKLALEEMGVTA, encoded by the coding sequence GTGCCGCCTGAAGCCGATCTGATGCGCGTGCTGCACGACGAGCACGCGTCCGCGCTGTGGTCGTACGCCATGCGACTGACCAGCGGAGATCGAGGTCGGGCCGAGGACGCCGTCCAAGAGACGATGCTTCGGGCCTGGCGGCACCCCGAGGTCCTCGATTCGTCCCGAGGATCACCGCGGGGCTGGCTCTTCACCACCCTGCGGCACGTCGTCATCGATGAATGGCGGGCTCGCAGCGTCCGGCCGGAGAAGGTGACCGACCGGGTCCCCGAAGTGAGCGTGCCGGACGCCGCCGACACCGCCGTACAGTCGTGGCTGGTGGCCGACGCGCTCCGGCAGCTGTCGCCGTCACACCGCGAGGTGCTCGTCGAGTGCTTCTACCGGGGAATGTCGGTCGCCGAGGCGGCCGCCCGGCTGGGAGTGCCCCCTGGCACCGTGAAGTCCCGAACACACTATGCGCTACGCGCCCTGAAACTGGCGCTCGAGGAGATGGGGGTGACCGCGTGA
- a CDS encoding cupredoxin domain-containing protein codes for MRALLRIGVAAFALLIAAACSSSGSGSSSNSSSPSASSKASASSSPSKSAATSSATITIKNFKFGAPLTVKPGTKVKVVNNDSAPHNVTSTTGAFKSATITSSQTSSFTAPTKPGKYPFTCTVHPFMHGSLTVSG; via the coding sequence ATGAGAGCACTTCTGCGCATTGGCGTGGCCGCGTTCGCCCTGCTGATCGCCGCGGCCTGTTCCTCCTCCGGCTCCGGATCGTCGTCCAACTCGTCGTCACCGTCGGCCTCGTCGAAGGCGTCAGCGTCCTCGTCGCCATCGAAGAGCGCGGCGACCTCGTCGGCCACGATCACGATCAAGAACTTCAAGTTCGGGGCACCGCTGACGGTGAAGCCGGGCACGAAGGTCAAGGTCGTGAACAACGACTCGGCGCCGCACAACGTGACGTCGACGACCGGGGCCTTCAAGTCGGCGACGATCACCTCGAGTCAGACGTCGAGCTTCACGGCACCGACGAAGCCGGGTAAGTACCCCTTCACCTGCACCGTGCATCCGTTCATGCACGGCTCGCTGACGGTGTCCGGCTGA
- a CDS encoding type II toxin-antitoxin system Phd/YefM family antitoxin: protein MAAMSSIAEAKAHLSDLVARVGAQHERVTVTVHGRPTAVLLAVDDLESLEETIAVLSDSDAVHALRTAEDELARGEGESERDLAAAMAARRAGA from the coding sequence ATGGCGGCGATGAGTTCAATTGCGGAAGCTAAGGCCCACCTCTCTGACCTGGTAGCGCGAGTTGGTGCGCAGCACGAGCGTGTGACGGTGACCGTGCACGGCCGGCCCACGGCGGTGCTCCTCGCTGTCGACGACCTTGAGTCGCTCGAGGAAACCATCGCAGTCCTGTCGGACTCGGACGCGGTGCATGCGCTTCGTACGGCCGAAGACGAACTCGCTCGAGGCGAGGGTGAAAGCGAGCGGGACCTTGCAGCAGCGATGGCTGCCCGGCGAGCCGGTGCGTGA
- a CDS encoding Gfo/Idh/MocA family oxidoreductase, which translates to MPDRIKIGLVGTGNIANSHLRAIKAHEGRAEVVAAMDVDQGRLDEFCEKHDIPNSYKSVEDMLAAEQLDLVDVCTPPGAHADPAIAALDAGASVLVEKPPCLSLEDFDRIAEAEKRNKGHFITVFQHRFGSAGRHVKHLIDDGLLGAPYVSICHTLWFRGDAYYEVPWRGRWDTEGGGPTMGHGIHQIDLLGHLLGEWTEISATAARMARHVQTEDVSFAHVSFASGAIASVVNSILSPREESYQRFDFARGTLELTHLYGYDAQSWRFTPAPGVEAGPEIWPAPGPDVKSSHAAQYGDILDSLERGERPGSTGPGARRTLELVTGLYASAFTGTRVRREDLSPGNPFYHRLHGDHPDWAPTATA; encoded by the coding sequence ATGCCGGATCGGATCAAAATCGGGCTCGTAGGCACGGGCAACATCGCCAACTCGCATCTGCGGGCGATCAAGGCGCACGAGGGCCGGGCTGAGGTCGTCGCCGCCATGGACGTCGATCAGGGCCGGCTGGACGAGTTCTGTGAAAAGCACGACATCCCCAACAGCTACAAGTCGGTCGAGGACATGCTCGCCGCCGAGCAGCTCGACCTCGTCGACGTCTGCACCCCTCCCGGCGCCCACGCCGACCCGGCGATCGCCGCCCTCGACGCCGGCGCATCGGTGCTCGTCGAGAAGCCGCCGTGCCTCTCCCTCGAGGACTTCGACCGCATCGCCGAGGCCGAGAAGCGCAACAAGGGTCACTTCATCACGGTCTTCCAGCACCGGTTCGGATCGGCAGGCCGGCACGTCAAGCACCTGATCGACGACGGCTTGCTCGGCGCGCCCTACGTCTCCATCTGCCACACCCTCTGGTTCCGCGGCGACGCCTACTACGAGGTTCCGTGGCGCGGCCGGTGGGACACCGAGGGCGGCGGTCCGACCATGGGCCACGGCATCCACCAGATCGACCTGCTCGGTCATCTGCTGGGCGAGTGGACCGAGATCTCGGCGACCGCAGCGCGGATGGCGCGGCACGTGCAGACCGAGGACGTGTCCTTCGCCCACGTCAGCTTCGCCAGCGGCGCGATCGCCAGCGTCGTCAACAGCATCCTGTCGCCGCGCGAGGAGAGCTACCAGCGCTTCGACTTCGCTCGCGGCACCCTCGAGCTGACCCACCTCTACGGCTACGACGCGCAGAGCTGGCGGTTCACCCCGGCGCCCGGCGTCGAGGCGGGGCCGGAGATCTGGCCGGCTCCCGGCCCCGACGTCAAGAGCTCGCACGCGGCGCAGTACGGCGACATCCTCGACAGCCTCGAGCGGGGCGAGCGCCCCGGGTCGACGGGACCGGGCGCAAGGCGCACGCTGGAGCTCGTGACCGGCCTCTACGCGTCCGCCTTCACCGGCACCCGGGTACGCCGCGAAGACCTCAGCCCCGGCAACCCCTTCTACCACCGGCTGCACGGCGATCATCCCGACTGGGCGCCGACCGCGACCGCCTGA
- a CDS encoding phosphotransferase, giving the protein MEEVKVVVAHSERTTLRVGDVFLKIDADQTRIDVEVEAMDMAPIPTPEVLWRKPPVLALAALPGIALGHLGEPSTASPTAWAAAGAAVRMLHDAPLPPRPGPNIDELASRLDGECEWLLANGVLPPDVVTRNRRVAEAALRPWTPVFTHGDLQVDHVFVDGDKVTGVIDWSEASKGDALFDLAILTLGHEEHVGDVVAGYGTDVDRDLIHAWWSLRCLTNVRWLAEHGYGSPDEFPEVAVLRSRL; this is encoded by the coding sequence ATGGAGGAGGTCAAGGTCGTCGTCGCCCATAGCGAGCGCACGACCCTGCGCGTCGGTGACGTGTTCCTGAAGATCGACGCTGATCAGACGCGCATCGACGTCGAGGTCGAGGCGATGGATATGGCGCCGATCCCGACTCCGGAGGTCCTGTGGCGGAAGCCGCCCGTGCTCGCGCTCGCCGCCCTCCCCGGGATCGCACTCGGCCACCTCGGTGAGCCGTCGACCGCGTCGCCCACCGCGTGGGCAGCGGCGGGTGCCGCAGTACGGATGCTGCACGACGCGCCGCTGCCGCCACGGCCCGGTCCGAACATCGACGAGCTCGCATCGCGCCTCGACGGCGAATGCGAGTGGCTCCTCGCCAACGGCGTCCTTCCCCCCGACGTGGTCACGCGTAACCGCCGGGTTGCCGAGGCCGCACTCCGGCCGTGGACACCTGTCTTCACGCACGGCGACCTGCAGGTAGACCACGTGTTCGTCGATGGTGACAAGGTCACCGGCGTAATCGACTGGTCCGAGGCCAGCAAGGGCGATGCCCTGTTCGACCTCGCCATCTTGACGCTCGGACACGAGGAGCACGTTGGCGACGTCGTCGCCGGCTACGGCACCGACGTTGACCGCGACCTCATCCACGCGTGGTGGTCGTTGCGATGCCTGACCAACGTCCGCTGGCTGGCCGAGCACGGCTACGGCTCGCCGGACGAGTTCCCCGAGGTCGCCGTACTGAGATCCCGGCTCTGA
- a CDS encoding acyltransferase produces MLEQGFARASVRESEFVTPSRIIESADVHPGAIVGADTVVWHLAQIREHAVLGRGCVVGRGAYVGPGVRIGDYVKVQNYALLYEPAVIEDGAFVGPGAILTNDTHPRAINPDGTSKSASDWSPVGVVLGTGASLGARSVCVAPVSIGRWALVAAGAVVTSDVPDFALVAGVPARRIGWVGRSGVPLEAQKCDKWRCPKTGEVYVENGDSLGLETADAESAT; encoded by the coding sequence GTGCTGGAACAAGGGTTTGCCAGGGCCTCCGTCAGAGAATCTGAGTTCGTGACTCCAAGTCGGATAATTGAATCCGCCGACGTGCACCCTGGTGCAATCGTCGGTGCGGACACGGTCGTCTGGCACCTCGCGCAGATCCGCGAGCACGCCGTTCTCGGGCGAGGATGCGTCGTGGGACGCGGTGCTTACGTCGGGCCCGGCGTACGGATCGGCGATTATGTCAAAGTACAAAACTACGCTCTTCTCTATGAGCCGGCCGTAATTGAGGACGGCGCATTCGTCGGACCCGGCGCGATTTTGACCAATGACACCCATCCCAGGGCTATCAACCCCGATGGAACGAGCAAAAGCGCTTCCGACTGGAGCCCGGTCGGGGTCGTCTTAGGGACGGGCGCCTCACTCGGGGCGCGCAGTGTCTGCGTGGCACCCGTTTCCATCGGCCGCTGGGCTCTGGTCGCTGCTGGCGCCGTCGTCACCAGCGATGTTCCCGATTTTGCACTGGTCGCGGGTGTGCCGGCCCGACGAATCGGATGGGTCGGTCGCTCAGGGGTCCCACTTGAGGCTCAGAAGTGTGACAAATGGCGTTGCCCGAAAACCGGAGAGGTCTACGTGGAGAACGGTGATTCCCTCGGCCTTGAGACCGCGGATGCAGAGTCCGCGACATGA
- a CDS encoding class I SAM-dependent methyltransferase: MTRPHGVRAQSFGSIAESYDRFRPGPPGEALDWVLQDNCQSALDLGAGTGAMTRVLLRRVPAVTAVEPDPRMREVLTERVPGATVVAGRAEEIPLPDASVDAVLVSSAWHWMDPERAPYEVARVLRPGGRFGLLWNGRDRQVRWVADLEEIVRAGTVTEEEKAAAESTHRDEVDGAAPPQDRRPRAVRVRMPDDAPFGDTATHVERWSRPISPEDVVGLIGTYSRIIVLPEVQRQALLERVADFTRTDPALSGRDTVDLPMTCRCWRATRA; the protein is encoded by the coding sequence GTGACGCGTCCCCACGGAGTCCGTGCTCAGTCCTTCGGATCAATCGCCGAGAGTTACGACCGCTTCCGGCCGGGCCCGCCGGGGGAAGCCCTGGACTGGGTGCTGCAGGACAATTGCCAGTCGGCGTTGGACCTCGGTGCGGGCACCGGTGCGATGACCCGGGTCCTGCTCCGTCGCGTGCCGGCGGTGACGGCGGTCGAGCCCGACCCGCGGATGCGGGAGGTGCTCACCGAGCGCGTGCCGGGGGCGACCGTGGTGGCCGGCCGCGCGGAGGAGATACCGCTCCCCGATGCCTCGGTGGACGCCGTCCTGGTGAGTTCGGCCTGGCACTGGATGGATCCGGAGCGCGCGCCCTACGAGGTGGCCCGGGTGCTGCGTCCCGGTGGCCGCTTCGGACTCCTCTGGAACGGCCGTGACCGGCAGGTGCGCTGGGTCGCCGACCTGGAGGAGATCGTGCGGGCGGGCACGGTCACCGAGGAAGAGAAGGCGGCGGCGGAGAGCACCCACCGCGATGAGGTGGACGGAGCCGCGCCGCCCCAGGACCGGCGACCGAGAGCCGTTCGGGTCCGGATGCCGGACGACGCGCCGTTCGGCGATACCGCGACCCACGTCGAGCGGTGGTCCCGGCCGATCAGTCCGGAGGACGTCGTCGGCCTCATCGGCACCTACAGCCGGATCATCGTCCTGCCCGAGGTTCAGCGGCAGGCACTGCTCGAGCGGGTCGCCGACTTCACCCGCACCGATCCCGCGCTGTCCGGCCGCGACACTGTCGACCTGCCGATGACCTGTCGCTGCTGGCGGGCCACCCGCGCCTGA